The sequence CCGCCATCTCCAGCAGCTTGAGCGTGACGTTCACGCCCACGCTCATGTTGGGCGCCATCACGATGGCGATGGTCTTCGCGGCCTCGGCGATCTCGGCCTTCTGATCGTCACTGAAACCGGTGGTGCCGATGACCGCATTCACGCCGTGTTTCACACACTCGCGCAGGTGCGCCAGCGTGCCTTCGGGGCGGGTGAAGTCAATCAACACCTGACTGCCGCGCAGGCCCTGGGCGAGGTCGGCGGTGATGAGAACACCGCTGGCCTGGCCGGCAAACCCGGCGGCGTCCTGACCCAGCATGGCGCTGCCCGGGATGTCGAGCGCGCCGGTGAGCTGGCAATCGCCGCTGCTGCGCACGGCCTCCACCAGCATCTGACCCATGCGGCCGCTGGCGCCCGCCACACACACACGGTGCAGACCTGCCGCGCTGCTCATCGGGCGGTCCCCGGCGTCTCCAGGGGTGGGTAGCTGGTGGCAGGCGCGGCTGCGGGTGCAGCCGGTTCAACCGGTGCGGTGGTCTTGTTGCGATCGTCAAAGGCCTTGAGCTGGGCTTCGGTGGCCTGCAGCGACGGCACCTTGCCGAACTTGCGACCGGCGTCGAGCGAAGCCACGAACTCGGCTTCGCTCGGCAACTCGTCGGCCTCGAACCGCTCGAGCACATTGGCCTTGAAGAAAGCGGTCAGGCGGCGCTGCTGGGGCGTCTGGCCCTGGCGGCGGAAGGTGAACACGTAGTCCCAGCGGTCGGCATGGAACACACTGGCCAGCAAAGGCGAGCCCAGGATGTCGCGCACCTGGTCGCGGCTCATACCGGCCTGCAAGGCGGCGGCCTGCTCGCGCGTGACCACGTTGCCTTGCAGGATGTCGATCTTGTACGGCGTGACGACGCTGGGCAGGCGGCTGGTGACGCTGGAGCATGCCGACAAAGCGACCAGCGAGGCCACCGCGCAGAGCAGGGCAACCGGGCGGCGAAGTGGCTGACCAC is a genomic window of Hydrogenophaga sp. RAC07 containing:
- the dapB gene encoding 4-hydroxy-tetrahydrodipicolinate reductase, translating into MSSAAGLHRVCVAGASGRMGQMLVEAVRSSGDCQLTGALDIPGSAMLGQDAAGFAGQASGVLITADLAQGLRGSQVLIDFTRPEGTLAHLRECVKHGVNAVIGTTGFSDDQKAEIAEAAKTIAIVMAPNMSVGVNVTLKLLEMAAKAMSTGYDIEIIEAHHRHKVDAPSGTALKMGEVIADALGRDLKDCAVYAREGVTGERDPSSIGFATIRGGDIVGDHTVLFAGTGERIEITHKSSSRATYAQGSLRAVRFLAGKPAGLYDMFDVLGLK
- a CDS encoding outer membrane protein assembly factor BamE — its product is MLHHSPDCASPTSRGQPLRRPVALLCAVASLVALSACSSVTSRLPSVVTPYKIDILQGNVVTREQAAALQAGMSRDQVRDILGSPLLASVFHADRWDYVFTFRRQGQTPQQRRLTAFFKANVLERFEADELPSEAEFVASLDAGRKFGKVPSLQATEAQLKAFDDRNKTTAPVEPAAPAAAPATSYPPLETPGTAR